A stretch of Nonomuraea africana DNA encodes these proteins:
- a CDS encoding organic hydroperoxide resistance protein → MAVSYTGVVTVTGEGRNGGRVQADDGLLDTTLAIPKELGGAGGATNPEQLFAAGWGSCFLGAVRRAAAQRKITLKSTAITAEVTLHHGDDGEFSLSAVLNLELGGVDQQTADELGAAAHQICPYSKATRGNIPVTINAKAA, encoded by the coding sequence ATGGCTGTCAGCTACACCGGGGTCGTCACCGTCACGGGGGAGGGCCGCAATGGAGGCCGGGTCCAGGCCGACGACGGCCTCCTCGACACCACGCTCGCCATCCCGAAGGAGCTCGGGGGAGCGGGCGGGGCGACCAACCCCGAGCAGTTGTTCGCCGCGGGCTGGGGCTCCTGTTTCCTGGGCGCGGTCAGAAGGGCGGCGGCGCAGCGCAAGATCACGCTGAAGAGCACGGCCATCACAGCGGAGGTGACCCTGCACCACGGCGACGATGGCGAATTCAGCCTCAGCGCCGTGCTCAACCTGGAGCTCGGAGGCGTGGACCAGCAGACGGCCGACGAGCTCGGCGCCGCGGCCCACCAGATCTGCCCGTATTCCAAGGCGACCCGTGGCAACATCCCGGTCACCATCAACGCGAAAGCCGCCTGA
- a CDS encoding DUF4265 domain-containing protein codes for MVSATPSERLPTEPGLIKVWFQFTPREGWLPYDTEGLWAARLGRDTARVANIPFLQDGVAEGDMVRFSTVRLLRPAHRGPASSVAPTEINGSANRRAAVTGLMASDQNT; via the coding sequence ATGGTCTCTGCAACCCCCTCGGAACGCCTCCCCACAGAGCCAGGCCTGATCAAGGTGTGGTTCCAGTTCACGCCTCGAGAAGGCTGGCTTCCCTACGACACCGAAGGGCTCTGGGCCGCGCGCTTGGGTCGGGACACCGCCCGTGTGGCGAACATTCCATTCCTGCAGGACGGGGTCGCCGAGGGCGACATGGTGCGCTTCAGCACGGTTCGGCTCTTGCGGCCGGCACACCGTGGTCCTGCGTCGAGTGTCGCTCCTACGGAGATCAATGGCTCAGCGAATCGCCGGGCTGCGGTGACCGGCCTGATGGCGTCCGATCAGAACACTTGA